The following proteins come from a genomic window of Penaeus monodon isolate SGIC_2016 chromosome 22, NSTDA_Pmon_1, whole genome shotgun sequence:
- the LOC119587286 gene encoding H/ACA ribonucleoprotein complex subunit gar1-like: MVVLRCRSVMGNLAKTGQPHGAVTVLKMLHTEDDCSGRTGKTEGYEGKTLLLSLVASAFAAPQGYNVGIPSGAGLTSGPGSTDGGAGTAGGELVNGGGPATGCQEGEVLHVDGTCVTPEVTRKVYVFNVPEQEKPVGPAPSIPPPAVDHNILFVRLPEEAPAPDPIVLPPPRQNNIVYVLNKQEEQTQRVIEAPAQPQADPEIYFVNYQDGENPTLPLGVDLETALGAAAAAGGQVLGGVDGVVGGLGGAGGITGVHGGNGLGGVNGLGVNGAGVGGVNGGAGGFQTGLGGRPAGLYTTP; encoded by the exons ATGGTTGTCTTAAGGTGTCGCAGTGTCATGGGGAACCTGGCAAAAACTGGGCAGCCTCATGGAGCTGTTACTGTTTTAAA AATGTTACATACAGAAGATGATTGTTCTGGTCGAACAGGTAAAACTGAAGGCTACGAGGGAAAG ACTCTACTGTTATCACTTGTAGCCTCAGCTTTTGCGGCACCTCAAGGGTACAACGTCGGTATTCCCTCTGGTGCAGGCCTTACATCCGGTCCCGGGTCTACTGACGGAGGTGCAGGAACGGCCGGTGGAGAACTCGTCAATGGAGGAGGTCCAGCGACTGGATGCCAAGAGGGAGAAGTCCTTCACGTAGATGGGACATGTGTAACTCCTGAAGTTACAAGAAAGGTCTATGTATTTAATGTTCCTGAACAAGAGAAACCCGTTGGTCCAGCACCTAGTATTCCTCCTCCAGCAGTGGACCACAACATCTTGTTTGTGCGCCTTCCTGAGGAAGCACCTGCACCTGACCCCATCGTACTTCCTCCACCCAGGCAAAACAACATCGTCTATGTACTCAACAAGCAAGAAGAACAAACTCAACGAGTGATCGAAGCACCAGCTCAGCCACAAGCTGATCCCGAGATTTACTTCGTCAACTATCAAGATGGCGAGAATCCGACCCTTCCCTTAGGAGTAGATCTTGAAACTGCTCTCGGCGCCGCTGCTGCAGCTGGTGGTCAGGTTCTAGGAGGTGTCGATGGAGTTGTGGGTGGATTAGGAGGCGCAGGTGGAATTACTGGAGTACATGGAGGTAATGGTCTTGGGGGTGTAAATGGACTTGGTGTTAATGGAGCTGGTGTTGGTGGAGTTAATGGCGGAGCGGGAGGATTCCAGACTGGCTTGGGGGGTAGACCAGCAGGTTTATACACTACTCCCTAA